The Neobacillus sp. OS1-2 genome includes a window with the following:
- a CDS encoding sugar-binding transcriptional regulator — MTYENSLIIKIAWKYYIEGMTQNEIAESLNLSRMKVIKFLDIAKANNIIQFKINLDQFVHIDLQNKIKQQYNLQDIYIVPSSKEKPLESLTKAAAHYIEDRITSDTMINVGYGQAVSRTLGHLTISTKYKVTFVSLSGGVRFYIPTAVDSSSDYYTNPNYNHYIMPAPLLASTKHLAEQLIHEKPIKKIFEMIPYSTITIIGIGAVNERATIVKEGYVNTNEMEIYKSMGAVGDLLSQFYDKNGKVLNLELHKQLISTDIHLLKSLNHVVAVAGGLEKKEAIIGALKGGYIDVLITDEAVANSLID, encoded by the coding sequence ATGACATATGAAAATAGCCTAATCATAAAAATAGCCTGGAAGTATTATATTGAGGGAATGACGCAAAATGAGATAGCAGAGTCTTTAAATCTATCTAGAATGAAAGTGATTAAATTCCTAGATATCGCGAAAGCAAACAACATTATTCAATTTAAAATTAACCTGGATCAATTTGTCCACATCGATTTGCAAAATAAGATCAAGCAGCAATATAACTTACAGGATATTTATATTGTTCCTTCTTCGAAAGAAAAACCGTTAGAGAGTCTGACTAAAGCCGCCGCCCACTATATTGAGGACAGAATTACCAGTGACACCATGATAAATGTCGGTTATGGCCAAGCCGTTTCAAGAACCTTGGGACATTTAACAATCTCAACTAAGTATAAAGTTACGTTCGTCTCATTATCCGGCGGAGTCAGATTTTACATTCCGACGGCAGTCGATTCATCTTCTGATTATTATACCAATCCCAATTACAACCATTACATTATGCCCGCCCCATTATTGGCATCCACTAAACACCTTGCTGAACAATTGATTCATGAAAAACCAATCAAGAAGATATTTGAAATGATTCCTTACTCCACCATCACGATCATTGGTATTGGAGCCGTAAATGAACGGGCCACCATTGTGAAGGAAGGATATGTAAACACGAATGAAATGGAAATCTATAAATCAATGGGGGCTGTCGGAGATTTATTAAGCCAATTCTATGATAAAAATGGAAAAGTTTTAAATCTAGAATTGCATAAACAACTGATTAGTACTGATATTCATCTATTAAAATCACTTAACCACGTGGTTGCGGTAGCAGGAGGACTCGAAAAAAAAGAAGCCATTATCGGCGCATTAAAAGGAGGATATATCGATGTCTTAATTACAGATGAAGCCGTTGCGAATAGTCTAATAGATTAA